One segment of Panthera uncia isolate 11264 chromosome A3 unlocalized genomic scaffold, Puncia_PCG_1.0 HiC_scaffold_12, whole genome shotgun sequence DNA contains the following:
- the CDC42EP3 gene encoding cdc42 effector protein 3: MPAKTPIYLKAANNKKGKKFKLRDILSPDMISPPLGDFRHTIHIGKEGQHDVFGDISFLQGNYELLPGNQEKARMGQLPGHGEFFRANSTSDSMFTETPSPVLKNAISLPTIGGSQALMLPLLSPVTFNSKQESFGPAKLPRLSCEPVVEEKAPEKSSLLENGTGHQGDVSWGSSGSASQSSQGRDSHSSSLSEQYPDWPAEDMYDQPAPCELIKDKTKSEESLSDLTGSLLSLQLDLGPSFLDEVLNVMDKNK, translated from the coding sequence ATGCCAGCCAAGACCCCAATTTACCTGAAAGCTGCCAataacaagaaaggaaagaaatttaaactGAGGGACATCCTGTCCCCCGACATGATTAGTCCTCCTCTGGGAGACTTTCGCCACACCATTCACATCGGCAAAGAGGGCCAGCACGACGTCTTTGGAGATATTTCTTTCCTCCAGGGGAACTACGAGCTTTTGCCTGGAAACCAGGAGAAGGCCCGCATGGGCCAGCTGCCCGGGCACGGCGAGTTCTTCCGGGCCAACAGCACGTCCGACTCCATGTTCACAGAAACGCCCTCCCCGGTGCTCAAAAACGCCATCTCCCTCCCGACCATCGGAGGCTCCCAGGCGCTCATGCTGCCCTTACTGTCACCGGTGACGTTTAATTCCAAGCAGGAGTCCTTCGGGCCGGCCAAGCTGCCCCGGCTTAGCTGTGAGCCCGTCGTGGAGGAAAAGGCCCCGGAGAAGAGCAGTCTGTTGGAGAACGGGACAGGCCACCAGGGAGACGTGTCGTGGGGCTCCAGCGGGTCCGCGTCGCAGTCCAGCCAGGGCAGGGACAGCCACTCCTCCAGCCTCTCCGAACAGTACCCCGACTGGCCGGCCGAGGACATGTATGACCAGCCTGCCCCGTGCGAGCTCATCAAAGACAAGACTAAATCAGAGGAGTCCCTCTCCGATCTCACGgggtccctcctctccctgcagctCGATCTGGGGCCCTCGTTTTTGGATGAGGTGCTGAATGTCATGgataaaaataagtaa